One genomic region from Sphingobacterium multivorum encodes:
- a CDS encoding NAD-dependent epimerase/dehydratase family protein, producing MRILVTGSSGKLGSITVRNLRRAGHNVTGIDLLASDTTEHFLDIQQTEAVVEFARNYDAIVHTAALHGRHMDLNYSRQSFIDTNITGTLNLLNACVKNGVKRFLFTSTTSIYGKALVDSEKAVWVTEELTIQPRDIYDITKQACEELCRDFFEKEQLMTSVYRVGRFLPEPDNLMLNHRLYRGLDQRDGAEALRLGIETDFTSFQIFNISSGSPFEIEDLIELKFNPLNVIATRVPKAIEIYRQKGWSFPASIDRVYRSDKAMQLLGYKPKYTFEFLLDQLP from the coding sequence ATGCGCATATTGGTAACAGGATCTTCGGGGAAATTGGGAAGTATAACAGTTCGGAATCTCCGTCGGGCAGGGCATAATGTTACAGGAATTGATTTATTAGCAAGTGACACCACCGAACATTTTTTAGATATACAGCAAACTGAGGCAGTGGTTGAATTCGCACGTAATTATGATGCCATTGTTCATACGGCAGCACTGCATGGTAGACATATGGATTTGAATTATAGCCGGCAAAGTTTTATAGATACCAATATAACAGGAACATTAAATCTGTTAAATGCCTGTGTAAAGAACGGAGTAAAACGTTTTCTTTTTACCTCTACAACCTCCATATACGGAAAGGCTCTTGTCGATTCGGAAAAAGCGGTATGGGTAACAGAAGAACTTACAATACAACCCCGTGATATTTATGACATTACTAAACAGGCCTGTGAAGAGCTCTGTAGAGACTTTTTCGAAAAAGAACAGCTCATGACCAGCGTTTATCGAGTTGGCAGATTTCTTCCAGAACCCGATAACCTCATGCTAAACCATCGTTTGTATCGGGGACTGGATCAAAGAGATGGCGCTGAAGCCCTTCGACTCGGTATTGAGACCGACTTCACATCGTTTCAGATTTTTAATATTTCGAGCGGTTCACCTTTTGAAATTGAAGATCTAATTGAACTAAAATTCAATCCATTGAATGTTATTGCTACACGTGTTCCAAAAGCAATTGAAATATACCGACAGAAAGGCTGGAGTTTCCCTGCATCGATAGATAGAGTGTACCGCAGTGATAAAGCAATGCAATTACTTGGATATAAACCGAAGTATACTTTCGAATTTCTTCTCGATCAGCTTCCATAA
- a CDS encoding helix-turn-helix transcriptional regulator, whose product MKKKLFYSLEKTYLSKGYVTPLLHVTYQWRTKGLLGSGAKDIQLSQNGQGTEIVEVLNTIERDLKHRQYHSIFWGSMSVILFLMILTLSFFFRIKYKAQTDECIKLRIRNDDLENRLNAELDYQKDDRMKLLSQIQVLQSQNEQMQKAALFDALQIERKNKLLDHLKVVLVETEGNEHAGVFERMIKDELRFDEVTGQPIREFQTINPDFFLKLRMLSENKITALELKHCAYMYLQHSTLDIATAFHIEPKSVRVTKYRIKQKLKLEKQVDLEAYLQSLV is encoded by the coding sequence ATGAAAAAAAAGCTCTTTTATTCGTTGGAAAAGACATATTTAAGTAAAGGATATGTTACGCCGTTATTGCATGTGACCTACCAATGGAGAACGAAAGGATTGTTAGGAAGTGGCGCCAAGGATATTCAATTAAGTCAAAATGGACAGGGAACTGAAATTGTTGAAGTGTTGAACACAATTGAAAGAGATCTTAAACATCGACAATATCATAGTATATTTTGGGGAAGCATGAGTGTCATCCTATTTCTTATGATTCTTACGTTAAGTTTCTTCTTCAGAATAAAATATAAAGCTCAGACAGATGAATGTATAAAACTAAGAATACGGAATGATGATTTAGAAAACCGACTAAATGCTGAGCTTGACTATCAAAAAGACGATCGGATGAAATTGCTTTCTCAAATACAAGTACTACAATCACAAAATGAACAGATGCAAAAGGCTGCTCTTTTTGATGCATTGCAGATCGAACGCAAAAATAAACTCCTTGATCATTTGAAGGTCGTACTCGTAGAAACTGAGGGCAATGAACATGCTGGTGTATTTGAACGGATGATAAAAGATGAACTGCGATTTGATGAAGTAACGGGACAACCTATTCGCGAATTTCAAACCATCAACCCTGATTTTTTTCTAAAGCTAAGAATGCTGTCTGAAAACAAGATCACTGCACTCGAATTAAAGCATTGCGCATACATGTACCTGCAGCACAGTACACTTGATATTGCGACTGCATTTCATATTGAACCCAAAAGTGTTCGTGTGACGAAGTATCGAATAAAACAAAAGCTGAAATTAGAAAAACAGGTGGATCTCGAAGCCTATTTGCAAAGTCTAGTTTAG
- a CDS encoding DKNYY domain-containing protein, with protein sequence MLAHICITKIKKRAFFVACIFSCFLISCRNIGQPVNKQKSGSYFIDSKGQIAYCQNGNWFSLGISQMQADAKSFEVLSEDIAKDKNAVYFRGMPQKLVDKSSFYVDQQIPKDRFHVYYIDQVLGFHIIEGADPKTYEAVAGHINWARDKDHYFYSNDPIKVDRNTFSFINDYFLKDKDSVYISPNIGTFKAILANTGNVEAINKYYIKIYDTIYYPPFQQGLAVVKRPFNTIHKIRVLDQDHINIDNKTILFRGKDFKYAHVDAPSFKLYPIDEEIDSYGSNSYSKDKSHVFYNEEIIPGADVKTFIPLGNDFGKDTKNVFYKKQLLEEVDARSFKKEGDFYKDKLGNKFSSLTGNKV encoded by the coding sequence ATGTTAGCACATATCTGCATTACAAAAATTAAAAAACGTGCTTTTTTTGTAGCTTGTATTTTTTCTTGTTTTCTTATCTCTTGTCGAAATATTGGCCAACCCGTCAATAAACAAAAATCGGGTTCCTATTTTATTGATTCGAAAGGGCAGATCGCTTATTGTCAGAATGGAAATTGGTTTAGCTTGGGTATTTCACAAATGCAGGCTGACGCCAAATCGTTTGAAGTCCTGTCAGAAGATATCGCCAAAGATAAAAATGCGGTCTATTTTCGTGGGATGCCCCAAAAACTTGTGGACAAAAGTTCCTTTTATGTTGACCAGCAGATTCCAAAAGATCGTTTTCACGTTTATTATATTGATCAGGTACTGGGCTTCCATATTATCGAAGGCGCAGATCCGAAGACATATGAAGCGGTTGCGGGTCATATAAACTGGGCACGCGACAAGGATCATTACTTCTATTCGAATGATCCCATAAAAGTCGACAGGAACACCTTTTCGTTCATCAACGATTACTTTCTAAAGGATAAAGACTCCGTATATATTTCACCTAATATCGGTACTTTTAAGGCAATTTTAGCCAATACCGGAAACGTTGAAGCGATTAACAAATATTACATAAAAATTTATGACACGATTTATTATCCGCCATTTCAACAGGGGTTAGCTGTTGTAAAGAGGCCATTTAACACCATTCACAAAATTCGTGTGCTTGATCAGGACCATATCAATATCGACAATAAAACTATCCTATTCAGAGGAAAAGATTTTAAATATGCGCATGTTGATGCCCCCTCTTTTAAATTATATCCTATTGATGAAGAAATTGACTCTTACGGAAGCAACTCCTATTCAAAAGACAAAAGTCACGTGTTCTATAATGAGGAAATAATCCCAGGTGCCGATGTAAAAACATTTATACCCTTGGGCAATGATTTTGGAAAAGACACAAAAAATGTGTTTTATAAAAAACAGTTGCTTGAAGAAGTAGATGCAAGAAGCTTTAAGAAGGAAGGCGATTTTTATAAGGACAAACTTGGCAATAAGTTTAGTAGCCTTACAGGAAATAAGGTATAA
- a CDS encoding MFS transporter, whose amino-acid sequence MKKYAYIGALGFLAVITTEFGIIGILPQLADHYHISIDKAGYLLSAFALIIAITGPFMTLLASGFDRKKVMLTAIAIFLVTAIVSSLSPPFWLLLIVRILPAFLQPVYIATALSVAILKGGKQNENELMSIVFSGVAIAMVTTVPFATYIASLSSWTYSFTIQAVVSIIALLAIYLTIPPLPVKEKKNLWKSNENINQAHLFGQHRHEFLYGISLVFYL is encoded by the coding sequence ATGAAAAAATACGCATATATAGGCGCTTTGGGTTTTCTCGCAGTAATCACAACAGAATTTGGCATTATTGGCATCTTACCGCAACTAGCCGATCATTATCATATCAGTATCGATAAAGCAGGTTATTTATTGAGTGCTTTTGCTTTGATCATTGCGATAACTGGGCCATTTATGACATTACTCGCTTCGGGATTCGACCGCAAGAAAGTCATGTTAACTGCCATCGCTATTTTCTTAGTCACAGCGATTGTCTCTTCATTATCCCCTCCTTTTTGGTTACTGCTTATTGTAAGAATTCTTCCGGCCTTTCTCCAACCTGTCTATATTGCAACAGCATTGTCTGTCGCCATTTTAAAAGGGGGGAAACAAAATGAAAATGAGCTTATGAGTATTGTTTTCAGTGGTGTTGCGATAGCCATGGTAACAACCGTCCCCTTCGCCACCTACATTGCCAGTCTCTCTTCCTGGACATATTCTTTCACAATACAGGCAGTTGTCAGTATAATCGCGCTATTGGCGATCTATCTTACCATTCCTCCGTTGCCCGTGAAAGAAAAAAAAAACCTATGGAAGTCAAATGAAAATATTAACCAAGCCCATCTTTTTGGTCAGCACCGCCATGAATTTCTTTATGGTATCAGCTTGGTTTTCTACCTATAG
- a CDS encoding efflux RND transporter periplasmic adaptor subunit, with protein MKTKNLLSHYMVYVLAVLCISCHRNMESAASTPPGPKDENLVSLTDAQLRNVHLEIVTLADEPITNILKVNGKIDVPPQNFVSVSIPLGGYLKSTKLLPGMKVSKGDVIAVVENPQFVQLQQDYLSAQSKLHFAQLDFRRQKELNQNQASSDKVMQQAQAEMNSQQIIMNAIAKQLELIHIQPSTVSAENIRKSAPVYSTIDGYVSKVNVNIGKYVNPSDILFELINPTDIHLNLKVYEKDLEQLRPGQLLLAYSNANPSKKYNGKIHLIGKDVDPSGMTDVHCHLDKYDQNMIPGVYMNAEIQTTATLGHALPEESIVDFEGKNYVFISEGNSNYRLAEIAVEEPQKGLVKVLNYRDFEGKKIVSKNAYTLLMQLKNTSEE; from the coding sequence ATGAAAACGAAAAATCTTTTATCCCACTATATGGTTTATGTGTTGGCTGTACTCTGTATTTCCTGCCATCGAAATATGGAAAGTGCAGCCTCCACGCCACCAGGCCCCAAAGACGAAAACCTGGTTTCGCTAACAGATGCCCAGTTGCGAAATGTGCATTTAGAAATAGTAACGCTTGCGGACGAACCGATAACCAACATCTTAAAAGTCAATGGAAAAATAGATGTTCCGCCTCAAAACTTCGTGTCGGTAAGCATTCCTTTAGGAGGATACTTAAAAAGTACCAAGCTGCTTCCTGGTATGAAGGTTTCAAAAGGAGATGTTATAGCAGTTGTGGAAAATCCACAGTTTGTGCAGCTTCAGCAAGATTATCTCTCGGCCCAATCAAAGTTACATTTTGCCCAGCTTGACTTCAGACGTCAAAAGGAACTCAACCAGAATCAGGCGAGTAGCGATAAAGTAATGCAGCAAGCTCAGGCCGAAATGAACAGTCAACAGATTATAATGAATGCCATTGCAAAACAGCTAGAGCTCATACATATTCAGCCCAGTACAGTTTCTGCTGAAAATATTCGAAAAAGTGCTCCCGTATACAGCACTATAGATGGCTATGTGAGCAAGGTTAATGTCAACATCGGGAAATATGTGAATCCTTCAGATATCCTCTTCGAATTGATCAATCCAACGGATATCCATCTGAACCTCAAAGTCTATGAAAAGGATCTTGAACAGCTTCGCCCTGGACAGCTTCTATTGGCGTACTCCAATGCTAACCCAAGTAAAAAGTACAATGGAAAAATCCATTTGATCGGCAAAGATGTCGATCCCTCCGGCATGACAGATGTGCATTGTCATTTGGACAAATATGATCAGAATATGATACCTGGTGTATACATGAATGCTGAAATACAAACAACGGCTACGTTGGGGCACGCTCTGCCTGAAGAAAGTATCGTAGACTTTGAAGGAAAAAATTATGTATTCATATCGGAAGGAAACAGCAATTATCGCCTGGCGGAAATAGCAGTTGAGGAGCCTCAAAAAGGACTAGTGAAGGTATTGAATTACCGCGATTTTGAAGGGAAGAAAATCGTTAGCAAAAATGCCTACACGCTCTTAATGCAACTAAAGAACACATCAGAAGAATAA
- a CDS encoding MFS transporter, translating to MVSAWFSTYSYFAEYLNKAKNMDSTMVSYMLFVFGIIGVIANWVAGKMLNRNITFTTAFFLSGTLIIPLLLYFSDGNLFATVCTIALWGFLYSPSFLNASTYMISSAPEALEFANSLATSFGNLGVTLGTTVGGWIIVSKGVEFSPWLTMGFGFLAFLMIALRQFLEKRSAIKQITVAQCTSQ from the coding sequence ATGGTATCAGCTTGGTTTTCTACCTATAGTTACTTCGCCGAGTATTTAAACAAAGCAAAGAATATGGACAGTACCATGGTTAGTTATATGTTATTTGTATTTGGTATTATCGGAGTCATTGCTAACTGGGTTGCAGGGAAAATGCTCAACCGAAATATTACGTTTACCACGGCCTTTTTCTTATCGGGTACACTTATTATCCCCTTACTACTGTATTTTTCCGATGGCAATCTATTCGCCACGGTCTGTACGATTGCCTTGTGGGGATTTCTTTATTCTCCTAGCTTCTTAAACGCATCTACCTATATGATTTCCTCTGCACCCGAGGCGCTAGAATTTGCCAATAGTCTAGCGACTTCATTTGGCAATCTTGGGGTAACCTTGGGAACTACCGTAGGTGGCTGGATTATCGTTTCGAAAGGTGTAGAATTTTCGCCATGGCTTACGATGGGCTTTGGTTTTCTTGCTTTTTTGATGATCGCCCTACGACAGTTTCTAGAAAAACGTAGCGCAATAAAGCAAATAACGGTCGCGCAGTGTACATCGCAATAA
- a CDS encoding CusA/CzcA family heavy metal efflux RND transporter, whose translation MLTKIIEFSVKNKLIVALLMLALIGIGTYQVTKLPIDAVPDITNNQVQVITIAPSFGATDIERLITFPIEQVNSNISGLQEIRSFSRFGLSLVTIVFDDNIDVYWARQQVAERLQQVQQEIPPGIGSPQLGPISTGLGEIYQYVVRPQPGYEHKYNVTELRTIQDWIVRRQLLGVKGVAEVSSFGGKLKQYEIAVSPDRLNAYGITINDVFDALNANNQNTGGAYIEKGPTVLYIRSEGLVGNIDDIQNIAIAGKHNDLPIFIRDIAQVQPGYATRYGAMTYNDNGEVAGAVVMMLKGANSSQVIADVKAKVEEIRKTLPKGVLIEPFLDRTKMVNNAISTVQTNLLEGALIVVFVLVLFLGNIRAGLLVASVIPLAMLFAICMMNLFGVSGNLMSLGALDFGLIIDGAVIIVESVMHQLMQQQRFKELLKVPASEMDDMVTASAGRMMNSAVFGQIIILIVYLPILTLEGIEGKMFKPMAETVAFALLGAFLLSLTYIPMMSSILLRARNSKPSLSDRLMKRLEKFYVHVLLKVLRLPKTILALVISLFILAVVTLSHLGGEFIPSLEEGDFAVDTRVLPGSNLTTTIESTQKAAHILKSRFPEVEKVVTKIGSGEVPTDPMPMEASDMMVILKDKKEWTSAHTFPELASKMSIALTDVPGITAGFQYPVQMRFNELMTGARQDVVLKIFGDNLDSLALHAQQIGKIIETVQGAQNLYVEPIGGLPQVVITYNRPMIAQHRLSITDVNRTINAAFAGQSTGLVFEGEKRFDMVVRLAAKDRKNITDIRNLLIPTPTGNQIPLSQLARVAIEQGPNQIQRENAQRRIVVGFNIKDRDVQSIVHELQAKIDKEIKLPTGYSIKYGGSFENLNNAKQRLLIAVPIALALIFILLFLAFKSVKESLLIYSAIPLSIIGGVFLLALRGMPFSISAGVGFIALFGVAVLNGIVLISEFNRLQKSGIRNIVRIVVDGGENRLRPVLMTASVASLGFIPMALSNGAGAEVQRPLATVVIGGLLIATLLTLFVLPLLYVTIERGFKLNKLKGRHVAPLLIAFIFLTTNNSTAQTVVTLDQSIELALQNNRNIKIEKLRAAYAKALIGSSTADIPQMDISLDYGQINSAYQDTKVSISQRFGFPAVYKRQRARYTEEWKRSQLQVSLKEFELKKAVSLTYYNILYWQQKEQLLTKALSLYSSFLDKTILRQKAGESDALESVTAKNQKAAITIQLRQVRDEIKGLQLQFQWLLNTEETYTLSSMEKIEFRQLSIADHPLLKVLEQEKIVSEQATRVEKSKLLPELLLGYNLNSFKGTGPDNRTYDASPRFHSVQLGVAVPVFSKGQRARIETARLAETIASDELQNAQFELKKRVQELSQRYQTSLDIVDQYETEGLKNAEIVFETVQKKFSNGAIDYLEFVTLVNQAILLKSNYTDALWQLNENAILLHYIMINR comes from the coding sequence ATGCTTACGAAAATCATTGAGTTCTCTGTAAAGAACAAACTCATTGTAGCACTACTGATGTTGGCATTAATCGGGATAGGCACATATCAGGTGACCAAACTTCCTATTGATGCTGTACCTGATATTACCAACAATCAGGTGCAGGTCATCACTATTGCCCCTTCTTTTGGTGCAACGGATATTGAACGATTAATCACCTTTCCAATCGAACAGGTCAACAGTAATATTTCTGGATTACAGGAAATCCGGAGTTTTTCGCGATTTGGGCTATCCCTTGTAACCATTGTCTTCGATGACAACATTGATGTCTATTGGGCCCGGCAACAAGTCGCTGAACGTCTGCAACAGGTACAGCAAGAAATTCCTCCAGGCATAGGTTCTCCCCAGCTGGGCCCTATTTCTACAGGTCTTGGAGAAATTTATCAATATGTCGTTCGACCCCAGCCGGGATACGAGCACAAGTATAATGTAACCGAACTGCGTACTATCCAAGATTGGATTGTCAGAAGGCAGCTGCTAGGCGTCAAAGGCGTAGCTGAAGTCAGTAGTTTCGGAGGAAAGCTGAAACAATATGAGATCGCTGTCAGCCCTGACAGACTCAATGCCTATGGGATTACAATCAACGATGTCTTTGACGCACTAAATGCCAATAACCAAAACACCGGCGGCGCATACATTGAGAAAGGACCAACAGTCCTTTATATCCGAAGCGAAGGACTGGTCGGCAACATTGACGACATCCAAAATATTGCGATTGCGGGTAAGCATAACGACCTACCGATTTTCATTCGGGACATTGCTCAAGTACAACCTGGCTATGCAACCCGCTATGGCGCGATGACCTACAACGACAATGGTGAAGTTGCTGGAGCCGTCGTGATGATGCTAAAAGGCGCCAATAGCAGCCAAGTCATTGCAGATGTAAAGGCCAAAGTAGAGGAAATCCGAAAAACATTGCCTAAAGGTGTCCTTATTGAACCTTTTCTTGATCGTACCAAAATGGTCAATAATGCCATCAGTACGGTGCAGACAAATCTCTTGGAAGGAGCATTAATTGTCGTCTTTGTACTAGTACTCTTCCTAGGCAATATACGGGCTGGATTGCTCGTGGCCTCCGTCATTCCCTTAGCCATGCTATTTGCAATCTGCATGATGAACCTCTTTGGAGTGAGTGGTAACCTGATGAGTCTCGGTGCACTCGATTTCGGATTAATCATTGATGGGGCTGTCATTATTGTCGAGTCTGTGATGCATCAGCTTATGCAGCAGCAACGATTCAAAGAATTGCTCAAGGTGCCCGCTTCTGAAATGGATGATATGGTGACAGCATCAGCCGGTCGTATGATGAACAGTGCTGTTTTTGGACAGATCATTATCCTGATCGTTTACCTCCCCATCTTAACATTGGAAGGAATCGAAGGTAAAATGTTCAAACCCATGGCCGAAACAGTTGCATTTGCTTTATTAGGCGCGTTCCTTTTATCGCTCACCTATATACCGATGATGAGTTCAATATTACTTCGTGCGAGAAATAGCAAACCTTCTCTTTCGGATCGGCTGATGAAAAGACTTGAAAAATTTTATGTCCATGTATTACTCAAAGTACTCCGACTTCCAAAGACTATTCTTGCATTGGTTATCTCGCTTTTTATACTTGCCGTAGTTACACTAAGTCACCTCGGCGGGGAATTTATTCCTTCACTTGAAGAAGGAGATTTTGCAGTCGACACGCGGGTTCTTCCGGGCAGTAACCTGACTACGACCATTGAAAGCACTCAAAAGGCTGCCCATATTCTGAAAAGCAGATTTCCTGAGGTCGAAAAAGTAGTCACCAAAATTGGCAGCGGCGAGGTGCCAACCGATCCTATGCCAATGGAAGCATCAGACATGATGGTTATCCTAAAAGACAAAAAAGAATGGACTTCGGCCCATACATTTCCAGAACTTGCTTCAAAAATGAGTATCGCCTTGACGGATGTACCCGGTATTACGGCCGGCTTTCAGTACCCCGTCCAAATGCGGTTCAACGAACTGATGACGGGGGCGCGGCAAGATGTTGTCCTCAAAATATTTGGAGACAACCTCGATTCTCTGGCCTTACATGCACAGCAAATAGGTAAAATCATTGAAACGGTCCAAGGAGCCCAAAATCTTTACGTCGAACCTATTGGCGGACTTCCACAAGTCGTCATAACCTATAACCGTCCAATGATCGCCCAGCATCGACTCTCCATTACTGACGTAAATAGAACCATAAATGCTGCTTTTGCTGGACAGAGTACAGGTCTGGTATTCGAAGGAGAGAAACGCTTTGACATGGTCGTCCGCCTAGCCGCCAAGGACCGAAAGAATATTACCGATATCCGTAACCTTTTAATCCCCACGCCTACGGGCAACCAAATTCCACTTTCCCAATTGGCACGTGTGGCCATTGAGCAAGGGCCAAATCAGATCCAACGTGAAAATGCACAACGCCGGATTGTCGTCGGATTTAATATCAAAGACCGCGACGTACAAAGTATCGTCCATGAACTACAAGCTAAAATTGATAAGGAAATCAAACTTCCAACAGGATACTCCATCAAATATGGCGGTTCTTTTGAAAATCTCAATAATGCCAAACAACGCCTCCTGATTGCTGTCCCTATTGCTTTAGCCTTAATCTTTATACTTCTATTCCTTGCGTTTAAATCTGTTAAAGAAAGTTTATTGATCTATAGTGCCATCCCATTATCGATTATAGGTGGGGTTTTCCTGTTGGCACTAAGGGGAATGCCTTTTAGTATCAGTGCCGGGGTTGGATTTATAGCCTTATTTGGCGTGGCTGTCCTCAATGGTATCGTATTGATCTCCGAATTTAACAGGCTTCAAAAAAGTGGCATCCGCAATATTGTACGCATTGTTGTCGATGGCGGAGAAAATCGTTTGCGCCCCGTTTTGATGACCGCATCGGTTGCCTCACTGGGGTTTATCCCCATGGCACTGAGCAATGGCGCTGGAGCTGAGGTACAACGCCCATTGGCAACTGTTGTCATTGGTGGCCTGCTTATAGCAACGTTATTAACATTATTCGTTCTCCCTTTGCTTTATGTAACTATAGAACGGGGATTTAAACTCAATAAATTAAAAGGACGACATGTTGCACCTCTTTTGATTGCATTTATTTTTTTAACAACAAACAATTCAACAGCACAGACTGTGGTTACTTTGGATCAATCTATTGAACTCGCTCTCCAAAACAACCGTAACATAAAAATTGAAAAACTAAGAGCTGCCTATGCCAAAGCGCTAATAGGGTCATCCACTGCCGATATTCCGCAGATGGATATCAGTTTGGATTATGGCCAGATCAATAGCGCCTATCAGGATACAAAGGTCAGTATCAGTCAACGTTTTGGTTTTCCTGCGGTCTACAAAAGGCAACGGGCCCGCTATACCGAAGAATGGAAAAGAAGTCAACTACAAGTCTCTCTCAAAGAGTTTGAGCTTAAAAAGGCTGTCAGTCTTACCTATTACAACATACTGTATTGGCAACAAAAGGAACAGCTTTTGACTAAAGCACTGTCATTGTATAGCAGCTTTCTCGACAAAACCATTCTACGTCAAAAAGCAGGTGAAAGTGATGCCCTTGAAAGTGTAACCGCGAAGAATCAAAAAGCAGCTATCACGATCCAATTGAGACAGGTACGTGATGAGATAAAGGGACTTCAATTGCAATTCCAGTGGCTGCTAAATACGGAAGAGACCTACACCCTAAGTTCTATGGAAAAGATCGAATTTCGTCAGTTATCAATAGCCGATCATCCTTTGCTCAAGGTATTGGAACAAGAAAAAATAGTCTCGGAACAAGCAACAAGGGTTGAAAAATCTAAATTGCTCCCCGAGTTGCTATTAGGCTATAATCTAAATAGTTTTAAAGGTACCGGTCCAGATAACAGGACCTACGACGCAAGTCCGCGATTCCATTCTGTACAGTTAGGTGTTGCCGTACCGGTATTTTCCAAAGGACAGAGAGCTCGGATCGAGACTGCACGTCTAGCGGAAACCATCGCCAGCGACGAATTGCAAAATGCACAATTTGAGCTTAAAAAAAGAGTACAAGAGCTTTCTCAACGCTATCAGACCAGTCTCGATATTGTCGATCAATATGAAACCGAAGGACTCAAGAATGCTGAAATAGTCTTTGAAACTGTACAGAAAAAATTCTCAAACGGCGCCATAGATTATCTCGAATTTGTCACTTTGGTCAACCAAGCAATCCTACTGAAAAGTAATTATACGGATGCGTTGTGGCAGCTCAATGAAAATGCCATTCTGCTTCATTACATTATGATAAATCGATAA
- a CDS encoding nuclear transport factor 2 family protein, translated as MDKITKEDIVEAENQLFAAQLASDVDALDLLLYDSLLAIAPDGQMLTKEMDLNAHRSKAMIIEQATTEIDAIKLVGDTALSVVTMTAKGQVMGAPLEGKFRYFRTWKRIDNSLKVIGASFMQLPS; from the coding sequence ATGGACAAAATAACAAAAGAAGACATTGTCGAAGCTGAGAATCAGCTTTTTGCGGCTCAGCTAGCAAGTGATGTAGATGCTCTTGACCTCCTTCTGTACGATAGCCTGTTAGCAATTGCGCCAGATGGCCAAATGCTAACAAAAGAAATGGATCTAAATGCGCATAGGTCAAAGGCAATGATTATTGAACAAGCCACAACAGAAATCGATGCGATCAAGCTCGTGGGAGATACCGCACTTTCAGTCGTTACGATGACGGCCAAAGGTCAGGTTATGGGGGCACCACTCGAAGGAAAATTCCGGTATTTTAGAACCTGGAAACGCATTGACAACTCATTAAAGGTTATTGGGGCAAGTTTTATGCAATTACCCTCATAA
- a CDS encoding YidH family protein, which produces MTKNTPQKVNDHLANERTFLAWIRTSLGIMGFGFVVVKFSLFIRQIELILKKDVVAGSQHEHSGAVGVSIVVIGALTVIVAFFKYRKTNKQIEAENFTQTSNSISIVAVLIFVIGIILSWYLIDGL; this is translated from the coding sequence ATGACTAAAAATACCCCACAAAAGGTAAATGACCATCTTGCTAATGAACGAACTTTCCTTGCTTGGATCCGGACGAGCCTAGGGATTATGGGATTCGGTTTTGTGGTTGTTAAATTTTCATTATTTATTCGTCAGATTGAGCTCATTTTAAAAAAAGATGTAGTTGCAGGCTCACAGCATGAACATTCTGGCGCTGTTGGCGTTTCCATTGTAGTCATAGGTGCATTGACAGTTATTGTCGCTTTCTTTAAATATCGTAAAACGAACAAACAAATTGAAGCGGAAAACTTTACTCAAACTTCAAATAGCATCTCGATTGTGGCTGTGTTAATTTTTGTCATAGGTATTATTCTGAGCTGGTATCTTATCGATGGTCTTTAA